The window AAGGATTCTCTGCCCAAGCTTAAGAACCTGTCATTCCTCAAGAACCAGCTGGAACACCTGCAGCAGTGTGTGGAAGAAGTCAGCAGCGGGATGAGGCAGGATGGCTTGCTCTTGTCCTCCCCATTCCTCAAGGGCTTCTTAGCTGGCTATGTGGTGGCCAAACTGAGGGCATCAGCAGTATTGGGCTTTGCTGTGGGTACCTGCACTGGCATCTATGCAGCCCAGGCATATGCCGTGCCCAATCTGAAAAAGACAGTGAGGGACTATCTTCAGTCACTGCAAAAGGGGCCTGACTAGCTCTGGATCCCATGGGGGAGAAAGGATGAGCACCGCTGGCCTGCAGGTAGAGGCCTTTCAACCACAGACACCATATTTGGCTTCCCGACCTATCACCCTTTTGCTATCTCCAACTTGCCCACAGCCTTCATCCTTGCTTTCCTTCCTATAGAGAGTAAACGGCAGCTTATCAGCCAGCAGTTTGGATGCCCCTCCTTAACCCCATGGGACTGACCCCAAAACTGTGGCTTCTAGAGCCACCAGCCCCTTTCTTTTCCATCCCTGACTGGAGTTTGCTGCTGACTCTGATTCTCAGTATACTCTCTAGCAGTGTGCCACAGCTCCTCCCTCCAGGGAGCTGGCTCCATATGGATTTTCCCCAAACTTGATACAATTCCCACTGCCCCCTTGCTAGCTACACAGGCCACCCAGGGTCTGGTTTGGGCATGAGTGTAGAGGGCGGGGGTATGCCAGGGCTGGGCCGTCCCAGGTAGGCCCGCTGGACCCTGATGCTACTCCTATCCACTGCCTTGTATGGTGCCCACACCCCATTGCTGGCACTGTGCCATGTGAACGGCAAAGTGCCCTTCCGGCCCTCCTTGGCTGTGCTGCTGACCGAGTTGACCAAACTACTGTTGTGCGCCTTCTCCCTTTTGGTGGGCTGGAAGGCATGGCCCCAGGGGGCCCCACCATGGCGCCAGGCGGCCCCATTTGCACTATCAGCCCTACTCTACAGAGCTACAACAACCTAGTGATCTATCTTCAACGTTATATGGACCCCAGCACCTACCAGGTGCTGAGCAATCTCAAGATTGGAAGCATGGTCCTGTTCTACTGCCTCTGTCTCCGGCACCGCCTCTCGCACGTCAGGGCTTAGCACTGTTGCTGCTGATGGTGGCAGGGGCTTGTTATGCAACTGGTGGCCTCCGGGACCCTGGGAACACCCTTCCTGGATCCCCATTAGCAGTTGCTGCTGGCCCCATGCCCCTGCATATCACTCCACTGGGACTGCTGCTTCTCATCCTGTATTGCCTCATCTCAGGCCTCTCGTCCGTGTACACAGAACTGCTCATGAAGCAACAGCCCCTAGCACTTCAGAACCTCTTCCTCTACACTTTTGGTGTGCTCCTAAATCTAGGTCTGCATGCAGGTGGCGGCCCTGGCCTGGGCCTCCTGGAGGGTTTCTCAGGATGGGCAGCGCTTGTGGTACTGAGCCAAGCAGTAAATGGACTGCTCATGTCAGCTGTCATGAAGCACGGCAGCAGCATCACATGCCTGTTTGTTGTGTCCTGCTCACTTGTGGTCAATGCCATGTTCTCAGCAGCCCTGCTGCAGCTGTAGCTCACAGCTGCCTTCTTCCTGGCCACACTGCTCATTGGTCTGGTTGTGCACCTGTATTATGGCAACTGCTAGCCCCTGACCACCTCCACCTGGACTCCTGACCCTGAAGGTTGGCCACCATCAGAGCCACCTCCCAGGCCTTCCAACCCTTCCTCAGCAGCCAGCCCTGTAACAAGTGCCTTGTGACAAAAGGTGGGGAAGTGAGAGCAGCCAGTTAGTCTCTGGAAGTAGGTAAATGAAGGGTTACCCCAGGAGACTGAGCTTAAAGAAATTTAACTTCCAAATGTTCGTTCACACTAAGGAATTGGGGGAGCACCCATACCTCAGCCTAAAAATGACCCCATCCCCATTGGAGGAAACTCCCTGCCTCATCCTGCATGAATGCAGTTGTTTCAAGTGGGGTGTGGGCAACAGTTGGCTCCTTGCCTCCTGTGGTCACCCCAGCAGACCCATTGCCCCCAGGCCTGGTGACAGCTATTCCACCCCAGTTTTGGTACATGAATCTCCCATTAGAGACATTCACCCCCGCAccataatgcaaaaaaaaaaaaccttattgcTACCCAGGCCTCTCTTCCAAGCTCCCCTGGCTCCAGCAGCACCCGGAGACAATGCCCCCTGCTCCCTCCACAGTGCTGTTCTCCATATCCACCCAGCTTTGTTCTGGAAACTCCAAAGAGGGCTGGAGCTTGACTCATCTCAGGGAATGTTGCCCCTGGGCCCTGACTTAAGGTTATACTCCTGATCTCTCTGCTCACCCCAAGGGCCCTCTCAAAGCCCACTGCCCCCTCTACAACTCCTAGGAGGTACCATTCTTCTCACTCTGGGTCCTGCCCCTGCCTAGCAGTGTCCTAGCTCTCAACAGCTTAGGGAAGCTCTACACAGAGTAACCTGGAACCAGGCACAGGGCAATTTGATATAATTCAATCAGTGTCTCTATGTAAGCAATAAGGTCTTAACAAAGTATTCTGGGGTGCAGGTTGTTCctgcaattgaaaaaaaaaagtctttgagtagaaaatgtaaacattttataattttactatcACACATTTTCTTGTAGCCAGTAAAATGCTAACTTATACAAAAGTGGATGCAGAAGAAAATCTGACTGGGCCCATCATATTTGTATGCTCAGATCAGAGAGAGTGATCTTTTCAAAACCACAGTATACATGAAGATAGCAAAGCTCCATTCCAGCTGGCCAACTAGTTAAGG is drawn from Vulpes lagopus strain Blue_001 chromosome 8, ASM1834538v1, whole genome shotgun sequence and contains these coding sequences:
- the LOC121498067 gene encoding SLC35A4 upstream open reading frame protein-like, with protein sequence MVDDKDSLPKLKNLSFLKNQLEHLQQCVEEVSSGMRQDGLLLSSPFLKGFLAGYVVAKLRASAVLGFAVGTCTGIYAAQAYAVPNLKKTVRDYLQSLQKGPD